One stretch of Armigeres subalbatus isolate Guangzhou_Male chromosome 2, GZ_Asu_2, whole genome shotgun sequence DNA includes these proteins:
- the LOC134212881 gene encoding UBX domain-containing protein 7: MSTEENVTSLREITGLKPEQAANLLSAYNGNLEGAINAFFENPEGVLNPDPPVVINDDEEDDVRAPIPRKTEVLLPAEDTTRGRLKRRGATITEVPFRNFELEGKLQEQMLMQGQGPSSKKITRLEALFMPPFEILFSGSFDMAQRHGKSVDKWILVNLQDDLNFSCQTLNRDLWSDPRLKDFLRNNLIFWQTSNKTTDGAKFKTFYKVNNEPYIGMIDPRTGEEVQTFSASDADPVKFMSTLKNFLTENKSPHGKEVTFVESSFMRPSTSQASSAGANGSNASGSKKPIWIPDEDEEEFQEITDSSDSDMEPDTPTSKSPSKQASIPTETPSAPILSSDDEANLPPAEKTRIMLKMPGDVTERLFFRSSRTLDHTKAKLMNKFTSKFADQKGKSVRFFCPAVKADLASLDGSQTLLDLKIHPNAVIHVTVDD; encoded by the coding sequence ATGTCAACCGAGGAGAATGTGACATCATTAAGGGAAATTACCGGATTGAAGCCTGAACAGGCAGCGAATCTGTTGTCTGCATATAATGGAAACTTGGAGGGGGCGATCAATGCATTTTTCGAGAATCCGGAGGGTGTCTTGAATCCGGATCCGCCAGTAGTGATAAATGACGACGAGGAAGATGATGTACGGGCGCCTATACCGCGGAAGACGGAAGTGCTGCTGCCGGCAGAGGACACAACACGTGGAAGGTTGAAGCGACGAGGCGCCACGATTACGGAAGTACCGTTCCGAAATTTTGAACTCGAAGGTAAATTGCAGGAACAGATGTTGATGCAAGGACAGGGACCTTCGTCCAAGAAAATTACCCGATTAGAAGCGCTGTTTATGCCGCCGTTCGAAATCCTATTTTCCGGAAGTTTTGACATGGCTCAAAGGCATGGCAAAAGCGTAGATAAATGGATTCTGGTAAATCTGCAGGATGATCTGAACTTTAGCTGTCAAACGTTGAACCGAGATTTGTGGTCCGATCCACGACTGAAAGATTTTCTACGGAACAATCTAATTTTCTGGCAAACGTCCAACAAGACTACGGACGGTGCCAAATTCAAAACATTCTACAAGGTCAACAATGAACCGTACATTGGAATGATTGACCCACGTACTGGTGAAGAAGTGCaaacattttcagccagcgacgCGGATCCGGTGAAATTTATGTCGACTTTGAAAAATTTCCTCACAGAGAACAAATCACCTCACGGGAAGGAGGTCACGTTCGTAGAGTCTAGCTTCATGCGACCATCAACTTCCCAGGCATCTTCGGCCGGTGCCAACGGTTCCAATGCATCCGGTTCCAAGAAACCCATCTGGATTCCGGACGAAGACGAGGAAGAATTTCAAGAGATCACAGATAGCAGTGATAGCGACATGGAACCAGACACTCCCACATCAAAATCTCCATCCAAGCAGGCATCGATCCCAACGGAAACGCCCAGCGCACCGATTCTGAGCTCAGATGACGAGGCGAATCTTCCGCCGGCGGAAAAGACTCGCATTATGCTCAAGATGCCCGGCGACGTCACCGAGCGATTATTCTTCCGCAGCTCTCGAACCTTGGACCACACCAAGGCCAAACTCATGAACAAATTTACCAGCAAGTTTGCCGATCAGAAGGGAAAATCGGTCCGGTTCTTCTGTCCAGCCGTCAAGGCTGATCTGGCCTCGCTCGACGGAAGTCAGACACTGCTCGACTTGAAAATCCACCCGAACGCGGTCATACACGTGACGGTGGACGACTAG